The Stieleria maiorica genome includes the window CAGCACGAGTCGGCGGGAGCCGCCGTGGTTGCGGTGTTCGCACAGGTAGATGCCCTGCCAGGATCCCAACAGCAACCGGCCGCCGCCGATCGGGATCTGGACGCTGGCCCCCATCATGCTGGCTTTGACGTGGGCCGGCATGTCGTCGCGGCCCTCCAGGGTGTGAACGTAGGGCAAGGTTTCCGGGACCGCATGGTTCATCGCCGTTTCGAAGTCGGTCCGAACATCCGGGTCCGCGTTTTCATTGATGGTCAACGAAGCGCTGGTGTGTTGGATAAAGACATGCAGCATGCCGGTCTGCACGGTGGCGATCTCGGGCACACAGTCCACGACTTCGTCGGTCACCAAATGGAATCCGCGGGGCCGCGCCGAAAGTGTCAAAGTTCGCTGAACCCACATGCCTTGCCTCACCGTTGCGAAATAGTCGAACCGAAAAAAGTGCGACAAAGAAAAAAACGGATTTTTTTTCGACCGCGATCGGATCTGAAACCTAGCGATTGTGCCCCGTTTTCTCGGGGGCGGCAAGGTGACACCACCCGCGGATGCACTTTTGTTGTCGCGCCCCCATTGACGGCTTGCAGGTGAACTGTTTCACCGCGGCGTGCGGACTATGTTAAGATCCGCCCCCTTGGATCGCAAAGGGACGATGAACCCGGATTCGGGTCCCGCTTGATGGCCGATCAGCCGGCGGGGATCGTCGTCTGTGGGAACCCGAAAATCGTTGCGGACGGCCTCTATCGGGTACACCCCGGAGGTTCGGAACCACCCGACAATTTTCTTGACTCCCGTCTACCAACGTTAATAATCCCCTCGTCCCAGCCCGACTTGCGCGGAAAAACGCGCGAGGGCAGCGAGCGAACATTCACCATACATGTGGGTCGGAAAGGTCCGACGCGCGACAAATGTTCAGGCCTGACGGCCGAACCCTTACTAACATTTTTGAGCGGAACCCTATGAAAGACATGACGCGTTGTAAGAACGTTTTCGAAGCCATCCTTCGTTACGGTCACGATGAAGATTTCGTGCCCCATGAAGACGATCGATTCTCGCCGACCGACGCGCCGGCGGGAAGCCCGGAGAAGATTGAAGTACTGCGAAGCCGAGTGGAGCGTGGCCAGCCGTTGTGGCACAACACCGACCGCGTCGATTACAGCGGCCTGACCGGCGCCATCCGCCCCCGCGAGTAGAATCGCACGTCGCGGGCCTGTCAGCAGGCCAGAATCGCAACAACCGACCCAGAGACCCCGTGAGTGTCATGCTCGCGGGGTTTTTTCGTGCGGTTGCATTAGGTATCGGAATTCGCAAACGGGTCGTTGATCGATTCGACCTCAAGCCCCCATGCCAGCCCGACGCGTGAGCGAGGGGCCCGCGAGCGAGGGTCCACTGGGCGTCCCTCGCTCACGCGTCGGGCTGGCACCATTGCGCTTGGCGGATCGCCGAAAGCCTAGCCGGCTTCCGCTACGGTCCCTTATCCCCGACGCCGTTCCAACAGCACCAGCATCAGCAGTGCCATCAGCGAGCGCAGCTCGTCGTCTTCGGGCATGTCGTTGATCTTTTCGATGACGTACTTGCCTTCGAACACCGCCGGTTTTTTGATCAATTTCAGCAGCGGCGTCCCGTCGGGGCGGGAGACGATGTAGGTGGGGTTGAGCAAGTAGACGGCGAGCAGGCCCAGGATCGGGATCTCGCCGAGGATACTCTCGAGGACCTTTTTCATCGGGCTCTCTTCGTGGATCTCCATGTCGATTTCGCCGTCTTGCATCACCTGATAGTGCGCCGCCCACAACGATCGCATCCCCTTGCGGCGGACCGATCCCCAGGGATTGCCGGCCGCGTCGGTGAAGCTGTAGTTGGCCGAGAAATCCAACACCTTGTCGGCTTCGATTCGAAAGATCAGTTGCGATTGTTTCTCATCGTTGTAGATCTCGACCTTCTCTTTCAGCTTGAACATCTTTTGTTTGATGAACATCAACACGTTGCCGCCGGCGTCGGTGGCAACGATCCGCTGGCCGAACGTCAGGAGTTTGAAGCTGAGCTGAAGAGGGTACTGCATGGGATCGGGCTCAAACGAGAAGAACGGGGGAACGTCATGAGGAGTGGCGCGAGGCGTCAGCAACGGAATCGTAGTCTACCGCAACTCAATCTGCGAATTTGCCAAGGCGTTCCGACTGTCGCCGTGTTCTCCGAACTCGGCGCACACGCGAATGCGAAGCATTGCCCGCGCCGACCTCGGAGAGGACGGCGACTGTCCAGCCCAATCGAAAACGAAGCCGCGGTGGGCTACTTGTTGTAACCGATGGGACGCAAAAAAACCGCGTGCCGGAATCTGACGGCACGCGGTTTACAAAATTTCTGGGCCACGGCGAATGAGTCGCCGACGACGCGACTACTCGGCTGCGGGAGCCGGTGCAGATTGCTGCTGGGGCGCCGACTGTTGCTGTTGCGCCAATCCGGGACGGACACGCTTGTTGATGTCGGTTTCCAGAACGCCGAAGACGGCTTCGTGACGAGCGATCGACATCTGCAAGGCAGCCAGCAGACGCTTGGCCGTGTAGAAGTTGACGATGATGCGTTGCTTGACTTCGATCGGCTCCTTCGGAACACCGATCGGCTGCGGGTTCAGACCGAAGTCGACGATCAACTCTTCCGGTGATCCGGTCACGCGGCAGAAGTTGGCGTACGTCGCCATCGTGTTGTTGTCGTTGACCTGAACTTGCACGGGCTGTTGCGTCTGCGCTTGTTCGGCGGGCGGTGCTGCTGCTTCAGGTTTTTTGGTTTCATCAGCCATCGATGAAAATTCTCCACTCGGGGTTAGGGTCGCGATCGTGATCCGACGATTGGAGGCAGATCGCTGAAAAAGGGGAAAGGTCGATTCTGGGGTCGGCTATCACCGATCGCGACACCGCGAGGTTTCATCCTAACGATCACGATTGGCTACGGAAACCGACCCGCAAGGGAAATTCAATTCACGCTTGTTGCAATGAGTTAAGTAGAGGCAAAGTACGTGGACTAGGAAAAACGGAGGTTTAAATAGGGAAAAGGGAGCAAGCGGGCAAAACAGATTGCATCACCGATTCAAAACTCAAAATTGAAGGTCTTTGCGATCACGCGCCAGAGCCGTTGCCCAAGCGATTTCTTGTCGACGTGGACCTTGGCACTGCCGCGATAGCCGGGGCGGAGCGGCAGGTCCGTGGCATCGGTTTCCAAGGGAACGCGGGCCTGGTAGGTGACGCTGCGCGGTTTGACCTGGCCGGTGGCGGGATCGATTTCGGTCTGCAGATCGCTGCCGGTCTGGCTGGACATAGACGTCGACGTCATCCGCAGCGGTTCGCGAGACTTTTCGCTGATTGTTCCGGAAAACGTTTCCAGTCGTCGCGAGTCGAGCTTCATGTCGACCGCTTGTCCCTCGCGAACCAGTTGGACGTCGCCTTGATCGATCGCCAAAATCGCTTCGAAGTCGTCGGCGTTGCCGATTTCGCATAGCAAGTCGTCGGAGGTCAGCATCGCGCCTCGGTTGCACAGTTCCAACGGAGACCCGGACCAGGAGGGCAATTGGCCGTCGTCACCTTCGCGCTCGGGACGCCGCGGCGGCGGAATGACGTAGCCGGAAATCGGCGCCGTGATCGTCAGACGGTCGATCTCGACTTGTGTTTTTTTCTTCAGTTCGGTGATCGAGTCCAGGATTTCTTGCTGTGTCTCGAGCTGAGCGGCAAGCGATCGATCCGAGAAAACCCGGTCGCCCAGTTTCTCCAGTTGAACCCTGGCGACGGCCTCCTCGATCTCCAGATCCTTCATCCGCATCTCAAGGTCCGGATTCTTCAGCACCGCGATCGTGTCGCCGACCTGGACGACTTGGCCCGGTGAGACCGTTTCGACGATTTGGCCGACACTGCCCGCGTAGACGCGGCCTGCTTCGGTCGGTCGAATTTCGAAGGCACAGTCGATATGGTGCGGAAGCTTGATGAAGCACACCGCGGCAATGATCAATGAGACGACCGACAGGGTGACCATCACATTAAAACGTTTCACTTTCGAAAGTCTCCCAGGAGTTCGACAGAACTTCCATGTTTGAATCACGGGCTGAGCGACCAGTCCCGAAAAACCGATCACCGCGACCATCCGGCCGATCACTTCCAAGCCATAGGGTTCGAGCACTTTGATGACGAACCAACAGATGGAGAACACGACGACCCAACGATAGATCACGCTGGCGATGGTGAAGAGTGCAAAATAGACGCGCCCCCGCGTCGGCAAAAACGGATCGTCTTGCAGTTCCAACCCCAAACACGTTTTCTGGAACCAGCGTTTCAGGACCTCGGTGCTCTTTTGACGAAGGTTGGGGATCTCCAACATGTCCATCAAAATGTAATAACCGTCGAACCGCAGCAGCGGGTTCCCGTTGACCAACACGGTGCTGACGACGTTCAAGAACATCATGTTCAGACACAGGTCGTTGATCGTCGTTCCCGATTCGGTCAAAAACCACACGAAGGCGGCGATCGAGGCCAGGATCATTTCGACGTAAATCCCGCCGGCACCGATCCAGACCCGCTTCCATTTGTTCGGCAGCATCCATGAATCGGAGACGTTGCAATACAGGCAGGGTGTGAAGACCAACAGCATGAAACCGATCTCGTGACACTCGCCGCCGAACTTTTTACAGCTCAGCCCGTGCCCGAATTCGTGCAACACTTTGACGATCGCCATCGTCGCGGCCAGGATCAGCCAACGGTCGGCGGCAAAGAACTGTTGGAACGTCGGCAGCCGCGAATAGACCGTTTCATATTGTGTCGCCAACATCAGCGACGCGGTCAGAAACAGCCCGATGAAAAACAGCAGTGCCGGGACGGTGAACATCCAGCCGAACCACGGCAGGATCGCGTTCAAGATGCGTTCGGGGTCGAAGCCGCGAAACCGCAGGGCGAAGACGTTGGCCATCTTGCCCATCATTTCTTTGTTCTTTTTCTTTCGCCCGCGATGACGCAGTGCCTTTCCCTGGCCGGGCGAATTGCTGATCACCAACCCGCTGCGGTGCAGCATGCCGATGAATTGTTGCAGGTCGCCGAAGGTGATCTTTTGGGGAGCGAATCGCTGTTCGAATCCGTCCTTGATCTGCTGCAAACTGACGTGCCCATCGAGCATGTTCAGGATGAAGTACTCCTCGTCATGGAAACGGAAGTACTGCAGCCCGACGGGTTCTTTCAGCACCCAGTAGCCGGTCCCTTGGTAGCGATGTCGACTGGCCGTCAAATCAGGACGTTTGCGCACCGTGAGCGGGCGCGACGAACTGCTGACGAGTGATTCGGCAAGTGTGGCCATCTATTTCGACAATACACCCAAAAGAACGAACGCGAATCTCAAGCCTGGAACTTGAGACCTGAGACCTGAGACCTGTCCCCTAAAACAACCCGCCGGCCGCCGGCGGCATGATTTGCATCGTCGCCCGCATCCCGGGCTTGATCAACCAATCGTCACCGTCGCGTTGATTGGGGACTTTGACCCAAATACGATGCCGCTTGTTGAGGTCAAGTTCCATGCTGACGTAGTCGATTTTTCCGACGAAGGTCTGGATGACCGGATTGGTGCTTGTGCCACCGACAGTGATTTCGACTTTCACGTCAGCGCCTTTTTGGATTTGACCGGCGTAGCGAAATGCGTCGATGAACCCTTCGACGCGAACGAAATCCATTTGCACCAGTTCGACGATCGGGCTGCCCGGTTGGACCCATTCACCGAGTTGGGCGAAGCGGTTTTCGACATACGCGTCGAATTCGGCGCGGATGGTTCGCATCTCGATGTCGGATTGGGCAAGCTTCGTGCCAACCTTCTTGGCGACATACTCGGCCATCGCGGTGTTTTCGTTCAGGTCGGCCAGTTCGATACGCAGAATCGCACGATCGGCTTCGGCCTGCTTCTTGAGCATTTCAAATTGCGGTGCGGCGCCTTTGGCATACAGGTCGCGATAGGCGGCCGCTTCTTGGCGGGCGATCACTTCGCTTTGCACCGCATCGCGTTTGTTGACGTCGTTTTGCGCGTTCAGTTTGGCGACCAGTTCCTCAGCCTCTTTCAATTCCAATGCCAATCGTGCTTGTTGGTCATCGACGATCGCGATGACATCCCCTTTCTTGATCGACATGCCTTCTTCGACGGACAACTGTGTCAGCTTGCCCTGCGACTCCGAGGGCACCTTGGTCTTGTTGATGAACCGCACCATGCAGTTTTCCACCAAGATGCCCGCATCGCTGTCGATGGAGGGTTGGCCGGCGGATTGGGCACCTGCCGGTGCGACGTGAACGGCGATGGCCATCACGCTGCCGAGCAACGTGCCGAAAAAGAATGCGTTTCGTTTAAACATGGATGTCGGTGGTCTGTGGTTGAGTAGCCGAGCAGATGATTGGCGGGAGCGGATCAGAAGAAGAACTTGCAAAGCCATTCCCAGATCTCGTGGAAAAAGACGAAGCCGCTGGAGGCCCGCCCACAGTGAACCTTGGCGATCACCGATGCACCCGGGCTGGGTTTCAGCTCACGCAACGGTTGTTGATCCGGCAACGCCTCCATCGGGATGACCGCGCCGTGTTCCTCGTGCGCTTCGGCACGCGGCGAGATGTTGCCCATCGGCAACGTGGCGTCCAGCGGATCCATCGTCGGATCGGTCGCCAAAATGTAGGTCACTTTCAGCGACTCGGATTCTTGGGTTTCTTTGACATACAAATCCAAGTGGCCTTCGCGTTTTTCGGGCAATTCCAACTTCAGCGAGTAGGGCTGCGTCAGATCCGCAACCTCCAGCAACACCTGCCCGGTCATGATCGGGCGGCTGCGTAGCGTTTCTTCGACATCCCAGGTCGTCACGACACCGTCGATCGGGGCGCGGATGATCAACTGGGCTTCCCGCTCGCGTTGCAGTTTGAGCTTTTGCTGTAGCGACGCGAGCTTGGTTTCCAGTTCGAACTCCTGCCCTTGCAACGCGGTTCGATCGGCAGGTTCCAGTTGGCCGAATTGTTGTGCTTTGACCTTCCGCAGTTCGGCCAGCGTGCTGCGCAGTTGGCCTTCCAGTTCTTCCAACTGGATCGCGATTTCGGGGTTGCGCAGCCGGACCAGTTCTTGGCCCTTGGTGACGACACTGTTTCGTTGCACCAAGACATCGATGACTTCACCATCGATCGCCGCGAACACCTGTCGGCGGACGGTCGGTTCCAAGTTGCCTTCGGCGGACAGGTTGAAGTCTTTCTTGATGAAGGTCAGGCCGAGGATCACCGCCAAAACCAATGCGGCGATGCCGATCGTTTTGGGCAGCGTTCGGGCCCGCAGGATCCAGGTCGCCCGTCCGAGTGCTCGCCAGATCGGCATCAGGAACAGGTTGCTGTGCGATTGTGAATTGGCGATCGCCCGCGTCCCGTGTTCGTAGACCAGGTCACAGCGTTGCCGGAAGATCTGTTCGGGGATGTCGGTTTCGATTTGTTCGACGATCAACGCGCCGATGACTTCGCCGCGGTGCGCGTCGTCGCGGTCGATCTCGCCGGCCGCACCGGTGTCTTCCTCTGCACCGAGCTTGCGTTGCGGCTCACGCAACGGCAGCACGGCGATGTTTCGGCCGTACGACTGATCGACGTAATCTTCCAAGGCTTCTTCGATTTGCGGCGGCAAATCTTCGGTCGCCCCGTCGTGGTACAACGGCTCGCCGGCCGCACAAACGCGGGTCGCCAGCTTATTGAGTGCTGCGACGATGTTCGAACGGTTTTCGATCGTGTCCTGCCCGCTGATCGCCTCGACTTTGCACTTGCCGCCCTTCTTGATCGCGATGCTGACGCGGTCGCAACCGATCAGCCGGCGGCCTTCATTGGCGACGACATAGGCGGTTTCTTTCAAGTCCAATGATTCGTGCGCCGCACGCGCGAACGCATCGGCTTGCTGCCACAGCGTTTGACGGTCGCCGAGCGTTTGCAGCTTTTGGCTACGCAACCACTCCGCAGCCAGCGAACACATCTGTTCGAGAAACCGCAAGTAACCACGCTGCGTTTCCGGGGCCGTGTCGGGCCGCTGGAACACTTCGATCAAACCGTCCTTGTGACCGTCGTGGGCGAGCGCCCCGAGCACCAATAGATAACGTGTCGGGTTGCCCTCGGCGTCGCCGTCGGTCGTGCCGCTGTACGGCGGGACCAGCACCGACTGGCCTGCATTGGCCGCCCGACTGATCAGCCGCGAGTGACGCACGGCGTCGTCGGTATCGGACGCCAAGACGGACGGCTCGGCGTTGATCTGGTACTGCAGCTTGAGATGCTTGTCGTCGTCGAGCAACCAAATTGCACCGCCGGCCGCGGCCAGCGCGGTGATGATCCGGCTGAGAAGCTCCGGATAGAACTCCTCCGCGGTCGCGCCGCTTTTGGCGAGCGCCGCAATCTCGTTCACCAAGCCGCGGATCTGCGCCTTGGTTTCTTCAACGGTTTGCTGGTTAACCGACATGGATCAGGAGAGCCCTGCAATGAAAAAGGACAAAGGGGATGGAGTCAGGCGACAGTAGTAAATCTTAGGAGCCGTTTCCATGTTGACCTGAACGATGCGACATGAATGGCCGCCGCGGGGGGCGTCATGTACCGGTTTTGGCGATTCGGCTCGACATCATATACAGTTTGTATATGATTGTCTACCGATATGAATGCACCTCAACGACGCCCCAGCTCCGATCCATTGCTCAATCCCCCGCCAGACCAGCCGGACGGCGATCCTGTCGCGGATGAATCGTCGACGAAAAACAGTTCTTCGGAGGGTGGTGGTGCTGCCCTGGAGGGGGTTTCTGCGGTTGCCCCCCAGCATGCGGCGGCCTTGCTGGCCGAGCTGAAGCGGGAGATGAACCGGTTGCAGCGCGAAATCCGGCTGGCGATCCAGGCCCAGTTGGGCCGGATGGCCGGGCAATCGCTGGGGAGCATCGAGGCGAACCGCGAATTGGCCCGGTCGATCCAAGAAATGCTCGACGCCCACGGGTTACGGGTGCGTTGCACGCATTGCGGGAACCCGGCGATTTTGCGGGTCTCGCCGCGTTCGGGGGCCGCTGCGGGGGTGTTTGTGTTCGACCACACGATCGACGGTCGTCGCACGTTCCACGGGGGGAGGATCCAAATGCCGGAGATCCGGTTGGTTGCCAAACCGGCGCGCAAACCGCGGGGCGAGAAGAAGGCCGGCTAGTCGTCTACCCGTGATTCGAGGATGGACGAAGCATCTGTATTGATGTGTTATCATCGCGGCATGAGCCAAACCGAAGACCAATCCGCGTCGGCGTCAATCGAAACCTTGCCATCGCCGCAGTCGGCCGCAGAAATGCTGACCGCCGCGATCGGACAGATCCGATTCGCCCGCAATTACACGCTTGAATTACTCGACGCCACGCCGAAAGAGCATTGGTGGACGATCCCCGATGGCTTGCCGACCAACATCGCCTGGCAGGTGGGGCATCTGACAGTCAGCCAGTACGGATTGCTGATGTTCCGAATTCGCGGGCGGCAAAGCGAAGACTTGGAGTTGATCCCGGGTCGGTTTCGCAAGGCGTACGGTCGCGGGTCGACGCCCAAGTCGACTGCCGATGGGCAACCGAGTGCGGACGAACTGCTGGAGCGTCTCGGCCGGGTCTATGAGTCGGGGCTGAAGGTACTCGAATCGGTTTCGCCGGACGTGCTACTCGAACCGATCGACATGCCCTATGCGGCTTACCCGGTCAAGTTAGGCGCGATTCTGTTTTGCCCGCTGCACGAGCACATTCACGCCGGGCAGATCGGTTTGATTCGCCGAGCGCTGGGATTGGACCCGGTGCGTTAAGGCCCCGGTCGTGACGGTAGCGGACGGCTTGTGGGGTCGATCAGTGCGACAAGAATCAGTGCGACAAGAGTTCGCGCGAAGGATCCCAGCCCGACGCGTCAGCGAGGGGCCAGGCGGCGCCCCTCGCTGACGCGTCGGGCTGGCATGGTCGGCTCCGATTCGGAATATCGAATTGATCAATGTGAGCCGTGAACGCAGCACTAATGCGATCCAGCCAAACTGCCGTCTTGTTGCACCGGCGGCAGGGCCGGCAGTTCGGAGGTGCAGTTCGGGCAGCGGCTTGCTCGATAGGCGATCGTCGTTCGGCAAAAATCACACTTCTTTTCTTTCGGTTCGTCTTCGGGCGGTTTGTCGCCGAATGCTTCATCGAGCTTTTCGTCCATGCGATTGACCACGCGGATGATGATGAACATTGCGATGGCCACGATCAGTAGCGAAAGGCAGTTGTTGAAGAACTGGCCGTAGTTGATCGTGACGGCGCCGGCCTCCTGGGCGGCCTGCAGTGTTTGAAATCCGTTCTCGGGCTCCGAGACTCCCTCCGGAACGTCCAGGACAAGAAACAGATCTGAAAAATCTGCGTTGCCGGTCAGCAATCCGATCGGTGGCATGATGATATCGCTGACCATCGACTTCACGACGGTCGTAAACGCGGCACCGACCGTAAAGCCGATCGCCAAATCGATCATGTTGCCGCGGAGGGCAAACTTCTTGAAATCCTCGACCAAGCTCATTTTGATGCCTTCGACGGTTGAAAGGTTGTCAATGCACGCGTGTCACACAGCCCTCACGCAATCAGTATGCCAATCTCGAAAAGCCTAGATGCACACACCGCCGTTGGATCAAATCCGACCATCGCGGTCGCCTATCGAACCGCATCACAGCGTATCGACGCGGCGGAACGTCCCGGATTTGAATCGCAGCGGTCGCGGATCGGTGAACCCCAGTGGCACGTCGGTCAGCACTTCGTCGTACGAACTTACGAACACGCTGTGATAAAGCCTTAGGTCACGGCACATCACCAGCCCGGTGATCGCCAGCGGTTCTCCGCTGACCGTGGGGCGGACGAGCAGATTGTTGCTGGTGTAGACGATGCCGCGAAATTCGGTGGGGAATCGATCGGAGATGGCCAGGTTTGAATCGCTGCCCCGATACGGAGTGGACGGCGGATTGAAGTTGACCCCTTGCGTGGTTTCGTCGAGCGTCGATTCGATCACATCAAATTCGATTTCTCCGTCGGTCACCAGAATGGCTCCCGATTCGCCGGGGGCTTCCCATGAGAGAGCGCCGTTTAGGTAGACGCGGCTGGCGTTTCGGATCGCCAACGTGGCGACGATCCGGGCGTTGATGATCCGAACACTTTGCCCCTGGGCGTCGATCCAGTAGATGCCCTCTGGATCGAGCGGGCCGTAGGGATTGGTGTTTGATGAAAGC containing:
- a CDS encoding LURP-one-related/scramblase family protein produces the protein MQYPLQLSFKLLTFGQRIVATDAGGNVLMFIKQKMFKLKEKVEIYNDEKQSQLIFRIEADKVLDFSANYSFTDAAGNPWGSVRRKGMRSLWAAHYQVMQDGEIDMEIHEESPMKKVLESILGEIPILGLLAVYLLNPTYIVSRPDGTPLLKLIKKPAVFEGKYVIEKINDMPEDDELRSLMALLMLVLLERRRG
- a CDS encoding efflux RND transporter periplasmic adaptor subunit; translated protein: MSVNQQTVEETKAQIRGLVNEIAALAKSGATAEEFYPELLSRIITALAAAGGAIWLLDDDKHLKLQYQINAEPSVLASDTDDAVRHSRLISRAANAGQSVLVPPYSGTTDGDAEGNPTRYLLVLGALAHDGHKDGLIEVFQRPDTAPETQRGYLRFLEQMCSLAAEWLRSQKLQTLGDRQTLWQQADAFARAAHESLDLKETAYVVANEGRRLIGCDRVSIAIKKGGKCKVEAISGQDTIENRSNIVAALNKLATRVCAAGEPLYHDGATEDLPPQIEEALEDYVDQSYGRNIAVLPLREPQRKLGAEEDTGAAGEIDRDDAHRGEVIGALIVEQIETDIPEQIFRQRCDLVYEHGTRAIANSQSHSNLFLMPIWRALGRATWILRARTLPKTIGIAALVLAVILGLTFIKKDFNLSAEGNLEPTVRRQVFAAIDGEVIDVLVQRNSVVTKGQELVRLRNPEIAIQLEELEGQLRSTLAELRKVKAQQFGQLEPADRTALQGQEFELETKLASLQQKLKLQREREAQLIIRAPIDGVVTTWDVEETLRSRPIMTGQVLLEVADLTQPYSLKLELPEKREGHLDLYVKETQESESLKVTYILATDPTMDPLDATLPMGNISPRAEAHEEHGAVIPMEALPDQQPLRELKPSPGASVIAKVHCGRASSGFVFFHEIWEWLCKFFF
- a CDS encoding secondary thiamine-phosphate synthase enzyme YjbQ, producing the protein MWVQRTLTLSARPRGFHLVTDEVVDCVPEIATVQTGMLHVFIQHTSASLTINENADPDVRTDFETAMNHAVPETLPYVHTLEGRDDMPAHVKASMMGASVQIPIGGGRLLLGSWQGIYLCEHRNHGGSRRLVLTLTGL
- a CDS encoding HlyD family efflux transporter periplasmic adaptor subunit, which codes for MATLAESLVSSSSRPLTVRKRPDLTASRHRYQGTGYWVLKEPVGLQYFRFHDEEYFILNMLDGHVSLQQIKDGFEQRFAPQKITFGDLQQFIGMLHRSGLVISNSPGQGKALRHRGRKKKNKEMMGKMANVFALRFRGFDPERILNAILPWFGWMFTVPALLFFIGLFLTASLMLATQYETVYSRLPTFQQFFAADRWLILAATMAIVKVLHEFGHGLSCKKFGGECHEIGFMLLVFTPCLYCNVSDSWMLPNKWKRVWIGAGGIYVEMILASIAAFVWFLTESGTTINDLCLNMMFLNVVSTVLVNGNPLLRFDGYYILMDMLEIPNLRQKSTEVLKRWFQKTCLGLELQDDPFLPTRGRVYFALFTIASVIYRWVVVFSICWFVIKVLEPYGLEVIGRMVAVIGFSGLVAQPVIQTWKFCRTPGRLSKVKRFNVMVTLSVVSLIIAAVCFIKLPHHIDCAFEIRPTEAGRVYAGSVGQIVETVSPGQVVQVGDTIAVLKNPDLEMRMKDLEIEEAVARVQLEKLGDRVFSDRSLAAQLETQQEILDSITELKKKTQVEIDRLTITAPISGYVIPPPRRPEREGDDGQLPSWSGSPLELCNRGAMLTSDDLLCEIGNADDFEAILAIDQGDVQLVREGQAVDMKLDSRRLETFSGTISEKSREPLRMTSTSMSSQTGSDLQTEIDPATGQVKPRSVTYQARVPLETDATDLPLRPGYRGSAKVHVDKKSLGQRLWRVIAKTFNFEF
- a CDS encoding DinB family protein, producing the protein MDEASVLMCYHRGMSQTEDQSASASIETLPSPQSAAEMLTAAIGQIRFARNYTLELLDATPKEHWWTIPDGLPTNIAWQVGHLTVSQYGLLMFRIRGRQSEDLELIPGRFRKAYGRGSTPKSTADGQPSADELLERLGRVYESGLKVLESVSPDVLLEPIDMPYAAYPVKLGAILFCPLHEHIHAGQIGLIRRALGLDPVR
- the mscL gene encoding large conductance mechanosensitive channel protein MscL → MSLVEDFKKFALRGNMIDLAIGFTVGAAFTTVVKSMVSDIIMPPIGLLTGNADFSDLFLVLDVPEGVSEPENGFQTLQAAQEAGAVTINYGQFFNNCLSLLIVAIAMFIIIRVVNRMDEKLDEAFGDKPPEDEPKEKKCDFCRTTIAYRASRCPNCTSELPALPPVQQDGSLAGSH
- a CDS encoding efflux RND transporter periplasmic adaptor subunit; this translates as MFKRNAFFFGTLLGSVMAIAVHVAPAGAQSAGQPSIDSDAGILVENCMVRFINKTKVPSESQGKLTQLSVEEGMSIKKGDVIAIVDDQQARLALELKEAEELVAKLNAQNDVNKRDAVQSEVIARQEAAAYRDLYAKGAAPQFEMLKKQAEADRAILRIELADLNENTAMAEYVAKKVGTKLAQSDIEMRTIRAEFDAYVENRFAQLGEWVQPGSPIVELVQMDFVRVEGFIDAFRYAGQIQKGADVKVEITVGGTSTNPVIQTFVGKIDYVSMELDLNKRHRIWVKVPNQRDGDDWLIKPGMRATMQIMPPAAGGLF
- a CDS encoding DUF3467 domain-containing protein translates to MADETKKPEAAAPPAEQAQTQQPVQVQVNDNNTMATYANFCRVTGSPEELIVDFGLNPQPIGVPKEPIEVKQRIIVNFYTAKRLLAALQMSIARHEAVFGVLETDINKRVRPGLAQQQQSAPQQQSAPAPAAE